CTGCCAGACCACGGTGTGGGAGCTGTCGAAGAAGGCGGGGAAGTAGACCCCGGTGAGGAAGAGCGCCACGACGCGAATCAGATTGACCGCCTGGATCGCCACCATCCCCAGGGTGAGACCGACCAGTCGCGACTTCCACGGCGCAGGGAAGGCCAGCACCGCGGCGCCGAAGATCAGCATGGTCTCGATCCCGTTGCAGCCGTTGCGGATGTTGACCGCGAAGCGGTTGTTGCGGATCACCGTGCCGTCCATGCGCGGGCTCTGACCCAGCAGGTCGAGGGCCCAGCCGCTGGTGGTCGCGACCCCGGCGGTGAACGGCTCGATCACGGCGTCGTTGACCGGAGTCCAGGCGATCAGGGTAAACGAGCCGAGAAGGATCGCGAGAAAGAGGCCGAGGAAGCGGATCTCCTGGCGGTAGGCGCGCAGGCCCGAAGGGGAAGGAGGGACGGGGGCGGTCATCGCGGTGGCTTCGCTCCGGACGGGTCGAGAAAACTGAAGTCTATCAGCGGGGGACCGCCCGTCCAGCGGGTTTGACAAGGCTCCGGAGCGTCGCTATTGTCCGCCCCGGTTTCGACGGAGCCCTCCCCTTGTCCCTCGTCTCGAAGGCGAAGATCCTCGACGGTGCCCAGATGCGCCGCATCGTCCGTCGCATGGCGGGCGAACTGCTGGAAAACAACTCCGGCGTCCACGATCTCGTGCTGGTCGGCATCCGCACACGCGGCGTGCCTCTGGCCGAAGGGCTGGCACGCGAGCTCGAACGGATGGAGGGGGCGCCGGTGCCGATCGGCAGCCTCGACATCACCCTCTACCGCGACGATCTCTCGACCATCGGTCCGCAGCCGGTGGTGCGCGAGAGCATCCTGCCGCTTCCGCTCGAAGGCAAGGTCCTGGTGCTCTGTGACGACGTGCTCTACACCGGCCGCACCGTCCGCGCCGCGCTGGACGCCTTGCTCGACTACGGTCGCCCGCGTCGCGTTCAGCTCGCGGTGCTCGTCGATCGCGGCCACCGCGAGCTGCCGATCCAGGCCGACGTCGTCGGCAAGAAGGTCCCCACCTCGGCCACCGAGGTGATCAAGGTCAGCTTCGAATCGACCGACGGAGTCGACAAGGTCGAGATCCTCGATCGGCCGGAGGAGCCTTGACCGGGAAGCTCTGGACGCGCAAGGACCTGCTCGGGATCGCCGAGCTCGAGCCTTGGGAGATCGAGCGGATCCTGGATACGGCCGAGTCGTTTCGTGAGGTCGCCGAGCGACCGGTCAAGAAGGTGCCGACGCTGCGCGGCAAGACGGTCATCAACCTCTTCTTCGAGGCGTCGACCCGCACGCGGTCGAGCTTCGAGATCGCCGAGAAACGTCTCTCCGCCGACAATCTGAACTTCTCGACCTCCGGCTCGTCGCTCGAGAAGGGGGAGACGCTCGTCGACACGGCGCTCAACCTCGAGGCGATGTCGCCCGACCTGGTGGTGATCCGCCACGGGCACCCGGGGGTGCCGCACCTTCTGGCGCGGCGCCTGCGCTCCGGAGTGGTCAACGCCGGCGACGGCGCCCACGAACACCCGACGCAGGCGCTGCTCGACGCCTTCACCATCCGCCGCCACAAGGGGCGTTTGGCCGGGCTCGTCGTCACCATCTTCGGCGACATCGAGCACAGCCGGGTGGTGCGCTCCAACATTCATCTGCTGAAGAAGATGGGTGCGACGGTGCGGGTCGCCGGGCCGCGCACGATGATGCCGGTGGGGATCTCCGATCTGGGTGTCGAGGTTTTCCACGAGCTCGACGAGGCGGTTGCCGGAGCCGATGTCGTGATGATGCTCCGGGTCCAGCTCGAGCGGATGAACCGGATGCTGTTTCCGAGCGGACGCGAGTACTTCCGCCGATTCGCCTTGACCCCGGCGCGGCTCGCCCGGGCCAAGGAGGACGTCATCGTCCTGCACCCCGGGCCGATGAACCGCGGCATGGAGATCGCGAGCGAGGTCGCCGACGGCCCTCGTTCGGTGATCCTCGAGCAGGTGGCGGCCGGGGTGGCGGTGCGCATGGCCGTTCTCTATCTGCTCTCCGGAGTCCGGGAGGAAGCCCTTTGACCTTGCTCATCCGCGGCGGTCGCCTCATCGACCCCTCGCAGGAGATCGACGCGGCGTTCGACGTGCTCATCGCCGACGGCGTCGTCGCGGCGATCGGCGAGCGACTGGAGCCGCCGGCCGGGGCCGAAGTGGTCGAGGCCGCCGGGCGGGTGGTGACGCCCGGCCTGATCGACATGCACGTCCACCTGCGCGAGCCGGGGCAGGAGTACAAAGAGACGATCCGCACCGGCACGATGGCGGCGGCCGCCGGCGGGTTCACCGCGGTGGCGTGCATGGCCAACACCAAGCCGGTCAACGACGAGCGCTCGGTCACCGAGTTCATCGTCGCCGAGGCGGCCCGTCACGGGTTCGCCCGCGTCCATCCCATCGGTGCGGTGAGCAAGGGCCTGGCCGGCGACGAACTGGCCGAGATCGGCGAGATGGTGGGCGCCGGTGCGGTGGGGTTCTCCGACGACGGCAAGCCGGTTCGCCACCCCGGGCTGATGCTGCGAGCCCTGCAGTACTCGCAGCACTTCGGCGTGCCGATCATCCAGCACGCGCAGGACATGGAGCTCTCGGGCGACGGCGTGATGCACGAGGGGGTCTGGTCGACGCGGCTCGGTCTGCCCGGCATCCCCGGACTTGCCGAGGACCTCAACGTGGCGCGTGACCTGCTGCTGCTCGAGGAGTCGGGCGGGCGGTACCACGTGGCGCATCTTTCGACGGCGCGCTGTCTCGAGCTGGTGCGGCAGGCCAAGCACCGCGGCCTGGCGGCGACCTGCGAGGTCTCGCCACACCACCTCCTGCTCACCGATCGCGCGGTCGCCGAGGGGGAATTCTCCACCCACCTGAAGATGAACCCGCCGCTCCGCGCCGAGAGCGATCGCCAAGCGCTCCTCGCGGGTCTGGCCGACGGTTCGGTCGACGTGATCGCCAGCGACCATGCGCCGCACCATGTCGACGAGAAGGACCAGCAGTTCAGCGCGGCACCGTTCGGAATCGTCGGTCTCGAGACGACGGTGAGCCTGGTGCTCGATCGCCTCGTCGGCCCCGGGCTGATCTCGCTCTCGCGCGCCGTCGAGCTGCTCTCCTGCGCTCCGGCGCGGGTCCTGGGGCTGCCGACCGGCACGCTGAAGGTCGGGGCACCAGGGGATGTGACGCTGCTCGACCTCGAGCAGGCGATCACCGTCGATCCGTCCCGGTTCCGCAGCAAGGGACGCAATACCCCTTTCGGCGGCTGGACGCTGCGCGGCGCTCCCGCCGGAACGGTGATCGGCGGACGGCCGATCCGGCTCGCCTGAGCGCCGGCCGTCGCGCTCGCCTCGACCATGCCTCACGACGAGCTCCTCGCCGGCGCTCTTGCCGCGGCCGCGGCCGGGTCGGCAGTGCTGCGCCGGTACTTCGGCGGCGCCGACCTCGACGTGCGCACGAAGGCACCGCACGACTTCGTGACCCGCGCCGACCGCGAGAGCGAAGAGGCGACCGTGGCGGAGATCCGTCGCCGTTTTCCGGACCATCGCATCGTCGGTGAGGAGGGGGGCGAGCGGCCCGGCGGAGCCGGGGAGCTGTGCTGGATCCTCGACCCGCTCGACGGCACGACGAACTTCCTCCAGGGGTTGCCGGTCTTCGCCATCTCGGTGGCCTGCGTCGCCGGGGAGCGGTCGCTGGTCGGGGTGGTGGGCGAGCCGATGGCCGGCAAGGTCTTCCATGCGACGCGCGGCGGCGGTGCCTGGTGCGACGGAGGTCCCTTGCGGGTCTCCGCCCGCACCGAGCTTGCGGGGTCGTTCCTCGCCACCGGTTATCCGTTCAAGGCCTACGGAGCGCTCGACCACTACCTCGGGGCGCTGCGCGACGCGCTGCTCGTCGCTCGCGCCGTGCGTCGCTGCGGCGCGGCGGCCCTCGACCTGGCCTACACCGCATCCGGGGTCTACGACGGGTTCTTCGAGTTCCGACTGGCTCCGTGGGACCTGGCGGCCGGCGCCCTGTTGATCGAGGAGGCGGGGGGCGTGGTCACCGACCTCGAGGGAGGGAACGACTTTCTCTTCCGCGGCAACGTCGTCGCCGGGGCGCCGGCGGTGCAAGCGGCGCTCCTCTCTCTCGTCCGGAGGCACGCCGATGACGCGCTGCTCGATCGGCTCGTGCCCCGCGCCGTCTGATGCCGCACCCTCTCGCCGAAGGTGGTCCTGGCGGGTGGACGGCCTGCTAGATTGTCCCCGATGACCAGCCCCGAACGGCCGAAGAAACGACCGTCGTTCCAGCTCCAGATCGTTCCGGGGGATCCACGGCGGCCGACTCGCCAGTTCCAGCTCTCGCGGCGTGGGGCACGCCTCTTCGCGGCGGCCCTGTGCGTGCTGCTCGCCCCGGTGGTCGCTGGGCTCGTCTTGATGCCCTGGCTGCTCTACAGTCGGCTCTCCCACCGCGACGTTCGCATCCAGGTGGCGAGACGCGCGCAGCAGGGCGAGCGGCTGCAACGCCTCGTCGAGCAGCTCGCCGATCTCGGCGACCGGGCGAGCGCGCTCGAGCGGCGGACGATGAAGATGCGGATGCTCTTCGAGCTCGGTCCGCCGGTGGCGCACCTCGCGCCGCTCGAAGCGTCCGATGCGTCAGGAGTCGAGGGTGCGTTGTCCGTGGTCGGCCGCCGGGGCAGCACCGTCGTCGCGGCGATGGAATCACGATTTGCCGCCATCGCGGCGACGCTCGACACGATCGAGGGCCAGGCTCAGGGCCGTCCTACGGACCTGCGCTCGACGCCGAGCATCTTCCCGCTCGGAGGGGCGGAGTCGGTGCTCGTCGCCGGGTTCGGTCCGCGGCGCAATCCGTTCACCCAGGAGCTCGATTCGCACCCCGGCATCGACGTCGCGGCGCCGATCGGGACTCCGGTGCTCGCGCCGGCCGACGGGGTGGTGATCTTTTCCAGCGTCTTCGATCGCAAGGAGGGCGATTGGTGGCGGTTGGGGCAGGTCGTGGCACTGCGGCACGGCGACCGATTCGTCACCCTGTTCGGTCACTGCGACGCCCTCTCGGTGCGCGTCGGCGATCGCGTGGCTCGCGGACAGCCGATCGCCACGGTGGGCAAGACCGGCTGGTCGACGACCGTGCACCTTCACTACGAGATCCGTCGCCGCAGTCCGGGTGGAAGCTGGATCGCCGTCGATCCGCGCCTCTTCATCCTCGATCAGAGCTGGGAGGACGAGGACCGACTGCTCGCCGCAGGCTGGGGGGCGCAACCCGAGGTCGGGGCGCCGCTGCCACGCAGCTTGCAGCGGTGAGCGCTCCCGAGTCGGGAGGGCCGAGCCGGCCTCGGGCACGTGGCTCCTTCGCATGAAGTTGTAAGGCGAACGCGCTATGCTTCGCCGACCCGTGGATCGGCGAGAGAATCGACGCTTCCCCAAGCGCCTTCCGGTGCGCTTCACGCGCCGTGGCGAGACCCAGGCGAGCAACGGGTTCACCACCAACATCTCGAGCAGTGGAATGTTCGTCGGCACGGCGTCGGCGTTCTCGCTCGGCGAGCGCTTGCGCATCGAGGTGCTCGACCGGCAGCACGGATTCGTCGTCGAAGGGGTCGTGGCGCGGGTCGAGCGCGTTCCGCTCGCGCTTCGCCAGGTACGGCAGCCCGGGATCGGCGTTCGCTTCCTGTCGGTGGGCGAGTTGTTCCGCGACCTCTTCCCGAGCGCGATGCTGGCGGGCCCCGCGGCCACCACGGGGACCCGCGCCGAGGACGAGAAGGCCGCGCTCTCGTCGAGCGCGAAAGCGGCCGCCCCCGCCGGACCGGTGCGTGTGCGGCTGGCGACGCTGCGCGAGGTCGAGCGCGTGGTCGAGCACGATCTGGTTCACGGCGGACTCTTCATCCAGACCGAGAACCCGTTGCCGGAGGGCAGCGAGATCGAGGTCGAAGTCGAAGTGCCGATCTCCGGTTTTCGTGCGCCCAGTTGCTTGGCTCGGGTCGTCCATCGCTTTCGAAGCGCGGAGAGCGGGACCCAGGGGCCGAACCTGATGTCCGGGATGGGTGTGGTCTTCGCCGACACGGCGCCGATTCTCGATGCGCTGCGTGAGCTCCTGCGCCGCTATCGAGACTGAGACAGTCCTGGAAGCGTCCCCCCATTCTTCCAGTTCACCGCACGTGCGTGTGAGATAATTCGCCAGCGATCCCGGTGGCCATCGGGCCGCTCCCCTGGAGGAATGCCTTCATGCCTTACAGCCCATTGCTGGTGCGGCCGATGCGCGAGGAGCTCACCTCGGCCGGCTTTGTCGAACTGACGACGGCGGACGAGGTCGATCGCTTCCTGGGCGAGCGGAACGGCACCGCGCTGCTCGTCGTCAACTCGGTTTGCGGTTGCGCCGCCGGCATGGCGCGCCCCGGCGTCCGACTCGCCCTGCAAGGTGCCATCCGCCCCGATCGCCTGGCGACGGTCTTCGCCGGACAGGATCTCGAAGCGACGGCACGGGCCCGCTCCTACTTCGCCGAGCTCCCGCCTTCGAGCCCTTCCATGGCGCTCTTCAAGGACGGCCGCCTGGTGTTCTTCCTGCCGCGCCATCGCATCGAAGGGCGCGATGCCCTCGACGTCGCTCAGGATCTGCGGCAGGCGTTCGAGCAGGCGGCCGCGCCTGCCGTTGCCTGAGCATCGACCGATCGTGCTCGACGCGATGCGACCTCGGACCTTCCATCCCGACCGGGGCGAGCTGCACGGCATCACCGTGGTGGTCGACACCGACGGCCCGCAGCTGTTCGTCGGCCGTTGCGATCAGGTCGTCGATGCGGGTGTGGTGCTTCACGACGCTGCCGAGCATCGCGACGGCGATGCGGGGCTGAGCAAGGTCGACTACCTCGCCCGGGCAGCGCGAGTCGGCTTCTGGAAGCAGCACGACCGGGTCGTCGTCCCGGCCTCACGCGTCGTTTCGATCCGGCGGCTCGCCGACCTCTGACGTCAAGGGTTCACCCCGATCGATGCGCTCGGCCCTCCTGCTCTCCGGTCTCTGGTGCGCGGCGGCAGTGGCCGCCGGCGCCTTCGGAGCCCACGCGCTGGCAGACCACCTCGGCGCGCGCGAGCTCGCGCACTGGGAGACGGCGGCTCGCTATCTCTTCTACACCGGGCTCGGGCTGGGCCTGACGGGCCTCGCGTCCGCACGGGCCGAGCTTCCGGGCTGGATCTGGACCCGACGGCTGCTCGCCTGGGGCGGCGCCGTCTTCGCCGGGACCGTCGGCGCGCTCGCGCTCGGCGGTCCGCGCTGGCTGGGTGCCGTGACGCCGCTGGGCGGCATCCTTCTGATCGCCGGCTTCCTGCTGTTCGCTTTCACCGCCTGGCGGCATTGACCTCGCCGTCGCGCCGCGGCCGTGGCCGCGCGCGGCGTGTTTCGCAAGGAGCCTCGCCATGTTGAATGGCATCGTCCCCATCCCCGCTCCGGTGAACGAACCGGTGCGCTCCTACGCTCCGGGCTCGCCGGAGAAGCTC
This genomic window from Holophagales bacterium contains:
- a CDS encoding BrxA/BrxB family bacilliredoxin, with amino-acid sequence MPYSPLLVRPMREELTSAGFVELTTADEVDRFLGERNGTALLVVNSVCGCAAGMARPGVRLALQGAIRPDRLATVFAGQDLEATARARSYFAELPPSSPSMALFKDGRLVFFLPRHRIEGRDALDVAQDLRQAFEQAAAPAVA
- the xrtH gene encoding exosortase H, which encodes MTAPVPPSPSGLRAYRQEIRFLGLFLAILLGSFTLIAWTPVNDAVIEPFTAGVATTSGWALDLLGQSPRMDGTVIRNNRFAVNIRNGCNGIETMLIFGAAVLAFPAPWKSRLVGLTLGMVAIQAVNLIRVVALFLTGVYFPAFFDSSHTVVWQTIVILAGVALWILWAQRVVPRPRTTA
- a CDS encoding M23 family metallopeptidase; this encodes MTSPERPKKRPSFQLQIVPGDPRRPTRQFQLSRRGARLFAAALCVLLAPVVAGLVLMPWLLYSRLSHRDVRIQVARRAQQGERLQRLVEQLADLGDRASALERRTMKMRMLFELGPPVAHLAPLEASDASGVEGALSVVGRRGSTVVAAMESRFAAIAATLDTIEGQAQGRPTDLRSTPSIFPLGGAESVLVAGFGPRRNPFTQELDSHPGIDVAAPIGTPVLAPADGVVIFSSVFDRKEGDWWRLGQVVALRHGDRFVTLFGHCDALSVRVGDRVARGQPIATVGKTGWSTTVHLHYEIRRRSPGGSWIAVDPRLFILDQSWEDEDRLLAAGWGAQPEVGAPLPRSLQR
- a CDS encoding dihydroorotase — encoded protein: MTLLIRGGRLIDPSQEIDAAFDVLIADGVVAAIGERLEPPAGAEVVEAAGRVVTPGLIDMHVHLREPGQEYKETIRTGTMAAAAGGFTAVACMANTKPVNDERSVTEFIVAEAARHGFARVHPIGAVSKGLAGDELAEIGEMVGAGAVGFSDDGKPVRHPGLMLRALQYSQHFGVPIIQHAQDMELSGDGVMHEGVWSTRLGLPGIPGLAEDLNVARDLLLLEESGGRYHVAHLSTARCLELVRQAKHRGLAATCEVSPHHLLLTDRAVAEGEFSTHLKMNPPLRAESDRQALLAGLADGSVDVIASDHAPHHVDEKDQQFSAAPFGIVGLETTVSLVLDRLVGPGLISLSRAVELLSCAPARVLGLPTGTLKVGAPGDVTLLDLEQAITVDPSRFRSKGRNTPFGGWTLRGAPAGTVIGGRPIRLA
- a CDS encoding inositol monophosphatase, encoding MPHDELLAGALAAAAAGSAVLRRYFGGADLDVRTKAPHDFVTRADRESEEATVAEIRRRFPDHRIVGEEGGERPGGAGELCWILDPLDGTTNFLQGLPVFAISVACVAGERSLVGVVGEPMAGKVFHATRGGGAWCDGGPLRVSARTELAGSFLATGYPFKAYGALDHYLGALRDALLVARAVRRCGAAALDLAYTASGVYDGFFEFRLAPWDLAAGALLIEEAGGVVTDLEGGNDFLFRGNVVAGAPAVQAALLSLVRRHADDALLDRLVPRAV
- a CDS encoding DUF423 domain-containing protein; its protein translation is MRSALLLSGLWCAAAVAAGAFGAHALADHLGARELAHWETAARYLFYTGLGLGLTGLASARAELPGWIWTRRLLAWGGAVFAGTVGALALGGPRWLGAVTPLGGILLIAGFLLFAFTAWRH
- a CDS encoding aspartate carbamoyltransferase catalytic subunit; translation: MTGKLWTRKDLLGIAELEPWEIERILDTAESFREVAERPVKKVPTLRGKTVINLFFEASTRTRSSFEIAEKRLSADNLNFSTSGSSLEKGETLVDTALNLEAMSPDLVVIRHGHPGVPHLLARRLRSGVVNAGDGAHEHPTQALLDAFTIRRHKGRLAGLVVTIFGDIEHSRVVRSNIHLLKKMGATVRVAGPRTMMPVGISDLGVEVFHELDEAVAGADVVMMLRVQLERMNRMLFPSGREYFRRFALTPARLARAKEDVIVLHPGPMNRGMEIASEVADGPRSVILEQVAAGVAVRMAVLYLLSGVREEAL
- a CDS encoding PilZ domain-containing protein → MLRRPVDRRENRRFPKRLPVRFTRRGETQASNGFTTNISSSGMFVGTASAFSLGERLRIEVLDRQHGFVVEGVVARVERVPLALRQVRQPGIGVRFLSVGELFRDLFPSAMLAGPAATTGTRAEDEKAALSSSAKAAAPAGPVRVRLATLREVERVVEHDLVHGGLFIQTENPLPEGSEIEVEVEVPISGFRAPSCLARVVHRFRSAESGTQGPNLMSGMGVVFADTAPILDALRELLRRYRD
- the pyrR gene encoding bifunctional pyr operon transcriptional regulator/uracil phosphoribosyltransferase PyrR — translated: MSLVSKAKILDGAQMRRIVRRMAGELLENNSGVHDLVLVGIRTRGVPLAEGLARELERMEGAPVPIGSLDITLYRDDLSTIGPQPVVRESILPLPLEGKVLVLCDDVLYTGRTVRAALDALLDYGRPRRVQLAVLVDRGHRELPIQADVVGKKVPTSATEVIKVSFESTDGVDKVEILDRPEEP